A single window of Pseudarthrobacter psychrotolerans DNA harbors:
- a CDS encoding GH32 C-terminal domain-containing protein, translating into MPGSGLRLAQEPVPELTSLRTSTWQATDVTVTPASANPLANAAGRSFELEAEVGIPSAGGASAFSFGLRKGTDGSATQETLLRYDTGAGTLTLDRAESGREDFTRYFAGAPAENSSTLWHSSTVALAGGGTERRIKVRVLVDSSSVEVFGGDGTAALTSLVFPGPAATGLSFSASGGTARLVSAKVHQLADTSRLTTAPPSQVLPAPAGAARHNLGSYSVVPGGRWESTGAGLAGTFDKDSTVLSAGTYANVKVEATVRFGGEPYGGALLNRDRAPEHGYGGAGSVLLRSSADASTAYYVNLDPNLRLARIFKLENGSFNPATSVLASVPLLLTHGVSYRLEAHAEGGRLTVNLDGAQLIDVVDAAVASGKVGLNVFDGRAAYQDVTVTALP; encoded by the coding sequence GTGCCGGGAAGCGGGCTCAGACTCGCCCAGGAACCCGTCCCGGAACTCACCAGCCTGCGGACCTCCACCTGGCAGGCCACAGATGTTACGGTCACGCCCGCGTCCGCCAACCCGCTGGCCAACGCTGCCGGGCGCTCCTTTGAGCTCGAAGCAGAAGTGGGCATCCCCTCGGCCGGTGGCGCGTCGGCGTTCTCCTTCGGACTCCGAAAGGGGACCGACGGGAGTGCCACCCAGGAGACCCTGCTTCGCTACGACACCGGCGCCGGAACATTGACCCTGGACCGCGCTGAGTCCGGCCGTGAGGACTTTACAAGGTATTTTGCGGGGGCTCCGGCTGAGAACTCCAGCACGCTGTGGCATTCCTCCACTGTTGCCTTGGCCGGCGGCGGCACGGAACGCCGGATCAAGGTGCGGGTCCTCGTGGATTCGTCCTCCGTGGAAGTCTTCGGAGGTGACGGCACGGCAGCACTGACCTCGCTGGTTTTCCCCGGCCCGGCCGCCACGGGGTTGTCCTTCAGCGCCAGCGGCGGCACGGCCCGGCTGGTATCGGCGAAGGTCCACCAGCTCGCGGACACTTCCCGCCTGACCACGGCACCGCCGTCGCAGGTTTTGCCGGCGCCAGCAGGCGCGGCACGCCACAACCTGGGTTCCTACTCCGTGGTTCCCGGGGGCCGCTGGGAAAGCACGGGAGCCGGGCTGGCCGGAACGTTCGACAAGGATTCCACCGTGCTGAGCGCGGGAACGTACGCCAACGTAAAAGTTGAGGCGACAGTCCGTTTCGGCGGCGAACCATACGGCGGAGCCCTGCTCAACCGGGACAGGGCACCCGAGCACGGCTATGGCGGTGCCGGCTCGGTGCTGCTCCGGTCGTCAGCCGATGCCTCCACCGCTTACTACGTCAACCTGGATCCGAACCTGCGCCTGGCCCGCATCTTCAAGCTGGAGAACGGTTCCTTCAATCCCGCCACCAGTGTCCTGGCGAGCGTTCCGCTGCTCCTCACGCACGGCGTCAGCTACCGGCTGGAAGCGCACGCAGAGGGCGGCCGGCTCACTGTGAACCTCGACGGCGCCCAGCTGATCGACGTGGTTGACGCAGCCGTGGCTTCGGGCAAAGTGGGGCTGAACGTTTTCGACGGGCGCGCCGCCTACCAGGACGTCACGGTCACTGCTCTCCCCTGA
- a CDS encoding glycoside hydrolase family 68 protein, whose protein sequence is MHKHPQSPRMLRWRSVAAALAAAVAASAFLAVPSAQANEPSDPPAVQQMPAPTPGFPLPTTHTQQAYDPASDFTSKWTRADAKQIMAQSDSTVAPGVTSMSPDVTMPEIPEDFPTMNDDVWVWDTWSLTDENANQVSYKGWDVIFSLVADRDAGYGFDQRHWNARIGYFFRKTNADPAKDKWNYGGHVFADGASIGNTEWSGSTRLMQGNKVNVFYTATTFYDVAERNAGGGGIAPDAAIAKALGNIHADKNGVSFDGFTHTKLLEPDGEMYQNKAQNPGFAFRDPYTFEDPAHPGKTYMVFEGNTGGTRGEYECKAEDLGYQPGDPNAENLNEVNSIGANYQTANVGLAVADNKDLTKWSFLPPVLSANCVNDQTERPQIFIQNEGGKNKYYLFTISHQFTYAAGMRGPDGVYGFVGDGVRSDYQPMNNSGLALASPTDLNLPSESPERPTPNQNGRQFQAYSHYVQPGGLVQSFIDNVNGVRGGSLSPTVKINFRDGISQVDRTFGQNGLGPFGYLPTNLNVGGAGHYK, encoded by the coding sequence ATGCACAAGCACCCCCAATCACCCCGGATGCTGCGGTGGCGTTCTGTCGCCGCAGCACTGGCGGCAGCTGTGGCAGCCTCGGCCTTCCTGGCCGTTCCCTCAGCGCAGGCAAACGAGCCGTCGGATCCGCCGGCCGTGCAGCAGATGCCGGCCCCGACCCCCGGATTCCCCCTGCCCACCACGCACACCCAGCAGGCTTATGACCCGGCGTCGGACTTCACCTCGAAGTGGACCCGTGCGGACGCCAAGCAGATCATGGCCCAAAGCGATTCCACGGTTGCTCCCGGCGTGACTTCCATGAGCCCGGACGTCACCATGCCGGAGATCCCCGAAGACTTCCCCACCATGAATGACGACGTCTGGGTCTGGGACACCTGGTCGCTCACGGACGAGAACGCCAACCAGGTCAGCTACAAGGGCTGGGACGTCATCTTCTCCCTCGTCGCCGACCGCGACGCGGGCTACGGCTTCGACCAGCGCCACTGGAACGCCCGGATCGGCTACTTCTTCCGGAAGACCAACGCTGACCCGGCCAAGGACAAGTGGAACTACGGCGGCCACGTCTTCGCTGACGGCGCCTCGATCGGCAACACCGAGTGGTCCGGTTCCACCCGCCTGATGCAGGGCAACAAGGTCAACGTGTTCTACACGGCCACCACGTTCTACGACGTGGCCGAGCGGAACGCGGGCGGCGGCGGCATCGCCCCCGACGCAGCCATCGCCAAGGCCCTCGGCAACATCCACGCCGACAAAAACGGCGTCAGCTTCGATGGCTTCACGCACACCAAGCTCCTTGAGCCGGACGGCGAGATGTACCAGAACAAGGCCCAGAACCCCGGCTTCGCCTTCCGCGATCCGTACACGTTCGAGGACCCCGCACACCCCGGCAAGACCTACATGGTCTTCGAAGGCAACACCGGCGGTACCCGTGGAGAATACGAGTGCAAGGCCGAGGACCTCGGCTACCAGCCGGGAGACCCCAACGCCGAGAACCTCAACGAGGTCAACAGCATCGGGGCTAACTACCAGACCGCCAACGTTGGCCTGGCAGTGGCGGACAACAAGGACCTCACCAAGTGGTCCTTCCTGCCGCCGGTCCTTTCGGCCAACTGCGTGAACGACCAGACGGAACGCCCGCAGATCTTCATCCAGAACGAAGGCGGCAAGAACAAGTACTACCTGTTCACCATCAGCCACCAGTTCACCTACGCGGCTGGAATGCGCGGCCCCGACGGCGTCTACGGCTTCGTTGGCGACGGCGTGCGCTCGGACTACCAGCCGATGAACAACAGCGGCCTGGCCCTGGCCTCGCCGACGGACCTGAATCTTCCGTCCGAATCCCCGGAAAGGCCGACCCCCAACCAGAATGGCCGGCAGTTCCAGGCCTATTCGCACTACGTGCAGCCGGGCGGCCTGGTGCAGTCCTTCATCGACAACGTGAACGGTGTCCGCGGCGGATCCCTGTCACCCACCGTGAAGATCAACTTCCGCGACGGAATTTCACAGGTTGACCGCACGTTCGGGCA